In one window of Drosophila mauritiana strain mau12 chromosome X, ASM438214v1, whole genome shotgun sequence DNA:
- the LOC117147515 gene encoding runt-related transcription factor 3 isoform X1, with product MHLTTTSSNSTASNANNNNNNTANNNNTSSNNNTTNTNGSSNNNTSGNNNNSSGNNSNTEQNTPPTPAQLLNEAYTKMTSDILAERTLGDFLTEHPGELIRTSSPLFVCTVLPPHWRSNKTLPVAFKVVSLGDIMDGTMVTVRAGNDENYCAELRNCTAVMKNQVAKFNDLRFVGRSGRGKSFTLTITVSTNPPHIATYNKAIKVTVDGPREPRSKTMLSLLGQQQQFHFAFGQRPFHFSTDPLSGFRMPPIGNCQSASNTHWGYGSAASAYSPYLASSGLSSCTTPTSAQFNNPALGFTCSSNDQSNNQDFGGATNRDCVPMLPDSTASDLDQHLSSLVGSTSGQMTHHSLLGAGGQTSISSTVNGASGGGSAGAGTAGGGAGSGGGAGGGAGGNSILVPRYHTNASNEYNVHSSQNGPRSLSDSSQAESPVQEDLLTTNTPNLGSTAGGGAANGGAGSNAGSGAAGSGAGGAGGASSAVGNPAMLGANQNFPGIVNQAQHSAASAYGGGTGVVGGGHGSAAAAAAGCNGSLYPVLPASLLYSQLYTAANQSAHGFHSHTLPAHASPNSSVHGELQSVMDHISNVGVRQQHNIMAGGGVTHPGDLTLIGNCGASVRNIEDGNSNRQVAALAAHRGHHNPTDNGGSVWRPY from the exons ATGCATTTGACTACCACATCGAGCAATTCAACGGCATCCAAtgccaacaataacaacaacaatacggcaaacaacaacaacacaagcagcaacaacaacacgaCCAACAcgaacggcagcagcaacaacaacacgagcggcaacaacaacaacagcagcggcaacaacagcaacacggAGCAGAACACACCGCCCACGCCCGCCCAACTCCTGAATGAGGCCTACACGAAGATGACCTCGGACATCCTGGCGGAGCGGACGCTGGGCGACTTCCTCACCGAGCATCCGGGCGAGCTGATCCGCACGAGCAGTCCGCTCTTCGTCTGCACAGTGCTGCCGCCCCACTGGCGGAGCAACAAGACGCTGCCGGTGGCCTTCAAGGTCGTCTCGCTGGGCGACATCATGGACGGAACGATGGTCACCGTGCGGGCGGGCAACGATGAGAACTACTGTGCGGAGCTGCGCAACTGCACGGCGGTGATGAAGAACCAGGTGGCCAAGTTCAACGATCTCAGGTTCGTCGGGCGGAGCGGCAGAG GGAAAAGCTTCACGCTAACCATCACCGTGTCAACGAATCCACCGCACATAGCGACCTACAACAAGGCGATCAAAGTGACTGTCGATGGGCCACGCGAACCCCGTTCCAAGACAA TGTTATCCCTTTTAggacagcaacagcagttcCACTTCGCCTTTGGCCAACGACCGTTCCACTTCTCCACGGATCCACTTTCCGGCTTCCGGATGCCGCCCATTGGCAATTGTCAGA GCGCAAGCAATACGCACTGGGGCTATGGATCAGCTGCCTCGGCATATTCACCCTATTTGGCCAGCAGCGGACTATCGTCCTGCACCACGCCCACTTCCGCCCAGTTCAACAATCCGGCCCTGGGCTTCACCTGCTCCTCCAACGATCAGAGCAACAACCAGGACTTCGGAGGAGCCACCAATCGCGACTGCGTGCCGA TGCTGCCCGACTCGACGGCCAGCGATCTCGACCAGCACTTGAGCAGCCTGGTGGGCTCCACCAGTGGCCAGATGACGCACCACAGTCTGCTGGGCGCCGGCGGCCAGACCTCGATCTCCTCCACGGTGAACGGAGCGAGCGGGGGCGGAAGCGCAGGAGCCGGAACCGCCGGCGGTGGAGCGGGCAGCGGTGGGGGTGCAGGCGGTGGTGCGGGCGGCAACTCCATCCTGGTGCCGCGCTACCACACAAACGCGAGCAACGAGTACAACGTGCACTCCAGCCAGAATGGACCGCGGAGCCTGTCGGACAGCTCCCAGGCGGAGTCGCCGGTGCAGGAGGACCTGCTGACCACCAACACACCGAACCTGGGCAGCACGGCGGGTGGTGGGGCGGCCAACGGTGGTGCGGGCTCGAATGCGGGCAGTGGTGCGGCGGGCAGTGGTGCCGGTGGTGCTGGCGGCGCCTCCTCGGCGGTGGGCAATCCCGCCATGCTGGGCGCCAACCAGAACTTCCCGGGCATTGTGAACCAGGCGCAGCACTCGGCGGCCTCGGCCTACGGCGGCGGAACCGGGGTGGTGGGCGGAGGACATGGCagtgccgccgccgctgccgccggATGCAATGGCTCCCTGTATCCCGTGCTGCCCGCCAGTCTGCTGTACTCCCAGCTGTACACCGCTGCCAATCAGTCCGCCCACGGCTTCCACTCGCACACCTTGCCCGCCCACGCCTCGCCGAACTCCTCCGTGCATGGCGAGCTTCAGAGCGTCATGGATCACATCAGCAATGTGGGCGTGCGGCAGCAGCACAACATAATGGCCGGCGGGGGCGTGACCCATCCGGGCGACCTGACCCTGATCGGCAACTGCGGCGCCTCGGTGAGGAACATCGAGGACGGGAACAGCAATCGGCAGGTGGCCGCCTTAGCTGCCCATCGCGGCCACCACAATCCCACCGACAATGGGGGCAGCGTTTGGAGGCCCTATTGA
- the LOC117147515 gene encoding runt-related transcription factor 3 isoform X2, translated as MHLTTTSSNSTASNANNNNNNTANNNNTSSNNNTTNTNGSSNNNTSGNNNNSSGNNSNTEQNTPPTPAQLLNEAYTKMTSDILAERTLGDFLTEHPGELIRTSSPLFVCTVLPPHWRSNKTLPVAFKVVSLGDIMDGTMVTVRAGNDENYCAELRNCTAVMKNQVAKFNDLRFVGRSGRGKSFTLTITVSTNPPHIATYNKAIKVTVDGPREPRSKTRQQQQFHFAFGQRPFHFSTDPLSGFRMPPIGNCQSASNTHWGYGSAASAYSPYLASSGLSSCTTPTSAQFNNPALGFTCSSNDQSNNQDFGGATNRDCVPMLPDSTASDLDQHLSSLVGSTSGQMTHHSLLGAGGQTSISSTVNGASGGGSAGAGTAGGGAGSGGGAGGGAGGNSILVPRYHTNASNEYNVHSSQNGPRSLSDSSQAESPVQEDLLTTNTPNLGSTAGGGAANGGAGSNAGSGAAGSGAGGAGGASSAVGNPAMLGANQNFPGIVNQAQHSAASAYGGGTGVVGGGHGSAAAAAAGCNGSLYPVLPASLLYSQLYTAANQSAHGFHSHTLPAHASPNSSVHGELQSVMDHISNVGVRQQHNIMAGGGVTHPGDLTLIGNCGASVRNIEDGNSNRQVAALAAHRGHHNPTDNGGSVWRPY; from the exons ATGCATTTGACTACCACATCGAGCAATTCAACGGCATCCAAtgccaacaataacaacaacaatacggcaaacaacaacaacacaagcagcaacaacaacacgaCCAACAcgaacggcagcagcaacaacaacacgagcggcaacaacaacaacagcagcggcaacaacagcaacacggAGCAGAACACACCGCCCACGCCCGCCCAACTCCTGAATGAGGCCTACACGAAGATGACCTCGGACATCCTGGCGGAGCGGACGCTGGGCGACTTCCTCACCGAGCATCCGGGCGAGCTGATCCGCACGAGCAGTCCGCTCTTCGTCTGCACAGTGCTGCCGCCCCACTGGCGGAGCAACAAGACGCTGCCGGTGGCCTTCAAGGTCGTCTCGCTGGGCGACATCATGGACGGAACGATGGTCACCGTGCGGGCGGGCAACGATGAGAACTACTGTGCGGAGCTGCGCAACTGCACGGCGGTGATGAAGAACCAGGTGGCCAAGTTCAACGATCTCAGGTTCGTCGGGCGGAGCGGCAGAG GGAAAAGCTTCACGCTAACCATCACCGTGTCAACGAATCCACCGCACATAGCGACCTACAACAAGGCGATCAAAGTGACTGTCGATGGGCCACGCGAACCCCGTTCCAAGACAA gacagcaacagcagttcCACTTCGCCTTTGGCCAACGACCGTTCCACTTCTCCACGGATCCACTTTCCGGCTTCCGGATGCCGCCCATTGGCAATTGTCAGA GCGCAAGCAATACGCACTGGGGCTATGGATCAGCTGCCTCGGCATATTCACCCTATTTGGCCAGCAGCGGACTATCGTCCTGCACCACGCCCACTTCCGCCCAGTTCAACAATCCGGCCCTGGGCTTCACCTGCTCCTCCAACGATCAGAGCAACAACCAGGACTTCGGAGGAGCCACCAATCGCGACTGCGTGCCGA TGCTGCCCGACTCGACGGCCAGCGATCTCGACCAGCACTTGAGCAGCCTGGTGGGCTCCACCAGTGGCCAGATGACGCACCACAGTCTGCTGGGCGCCGGCGGCCAGACCTCGATCTCCTCCACGGTGAACGGAGCGAGCGGGGGCGGAAGCGCAGGAGCCGGAACCGCCGGCGGTGGAGCGGGCAGCGGTGGGGGTGCAGGCGGTGGTGCGGGCGGCAACTCCATCCTGGTGCCGCGCTACCACACAAACGCGAGCAACGAGTACAACGTGCACTCCAGCCAGAATGGACCGCGGAGCCTGTCGGACAGCTCCCAGGCGGAGTCGCCGGTGCAGGAGGACCTGCTGACCACCAACACACCGAACCTGGGCAGCACGGCGGGTGGTGGGGCGGCCAACGGTGGTGCGGGCTCGAATGCGGGCAGTGGTGCGGCGGGCAGTGGTGCCGGTGGTGCTGGCGGCGCCTCCTCGGCGGTGGGCAATCCCGCCATGCTGGGCGCCAACCAGAACTTCCCGGGCATTGTGAACCAGGCGCAGCACTCGGCGGCCTCGGCCTACGGCGGCGGAACCGGGGTGGTGGGCGGAGGACATGGCagtgccgccgccgctgccgccggATGCAATGGCTCCCTGTATCCCGTGCTGCCCGCCAGTCTGCTGTACTCCCAGCTGTACACCGCTGCCAATCAGTCCGCCCACGGCTTCCACTCGCACACCTTGCCCGCCCACGCCTCGCCGAACTCCTCCGTGCATGGCGAGCTTCAGAGCGTCATGGATCACATCAGCAATGTGGGCGTGCGGCAGCAGCACAACATAATGGCCGGCGGGGGCGTGACCCATCCGGGCGACCTGACCCTGATCGGCAACTGCGGCGCCTCGGTGAGGAACATCGAGGACGGGAACAGCAATCGGCAGGTGGCCGCCTTAGCTGCCCATCGCGGCCACCACAATCCCACCGACAATGGGGGCAGCGTTTGGAGGCCCTATTGA